The DNA segment GGCGGCGATCGCCGACATGCAGCGCCACGGGATCCGCTTCGCCGGCTTCATCGCTGACAGCATCTTCTCCACCGACGGCCTGCTGCCAGGCACTGCCGGCATGCTGAAGAAAGCCATCGAGGTGGTGCACAAGCACGGCGGCCTGTACATCGCCGACGAGGTCCAGCCGGGCTTTGCCCGCACTGGCCTGAACTTCTGGGGCTACCAGCGCCATGGCATCCAGCCGGACATGGTGGTCATGGGCAAGCCCATGGGTAACGGCCTGCCGATCGCCGGTGTGGCGGTCAAGCCCGAACTGCTCGCCGACTTCGGGCCCAAGGTGCGGTACTTCAATACCTTCGGCGGCAACGCCGTGTGCATCTCGGCGGCCCAGGCGGTGCTCGACGTGATCCGCGACGAGGGCTTGCAGCAGAACTGCCATGACCTGGGCAACTACCTGCTCGACGGCTTCAAGACCATCGCCCGGGAATACCCGCAGATCGGCGATGTGCGCGGCGCCGGTCTCTATCACGCCGTGGAGTTCGTCACTGATCCCGAGAGCAAGGCCCCCGACGCGGCCATGACCAGCAAGGTGGTCAGCGGCCTGCGCGAGCGCAAGGTACTGATCAGTACCACCGGCGTGGGTGAAAACTCGCTGAAGATCCGGCCGCTGCTGTGCTTCAAGCAGGCCCAGGCCGACCAGTTGCTCGAAACCTTCGCCGAGACCATGGCGGCGATCCAGGGCTGAGTGCACGGGGTCGCGTTGCAGCCCTTCGCCAAGCCGGTTCCCCGGACGGTTCCACGCAAACCGTCGACTGTGGGCGCTGGCTCGCGAAGGGCCGCAACGCGCTCCCAACCCGCCACCTCGCACTCAAGGAGCACACATTGAATATCTGCATGATCGGCCACGGCATGATGGGCACCTGGCATTCGCAGAGCCTGCGCGATGCCGACTGCGTGCTGCACAGCCTGGTCGGCCGCGAGCCGGCTGCCACCGAAGCCTTTGCCCGTGAATACGGCTACCGCCACTGGTACGTGGACTACCGCGAAGCGCTGCGCTCGCCGGAAATCGACATCGTCATTGTCGCCGGCCCCAGCCAGAGCCACGCGGAAATGGCCCTGGCCGCCCTGGAGCAGGGCAAGCACGTGCTGGTGGAAATCCCCCTGGCGCTGAACCTGGAAGACTGTGAACGCATCGTCGACACTGCCGCGCGGCGGGGGCTGACGGTGGGCGTGGTGCACCCGATGCGCTTTCGCCGCGAACACCGGCAGTTGCTGGAGCGCCTGCAATCCGGTGCGGAAACCCTGCTCCAGGTGCATTCGCGGCTGTTCCTCCACCGCCGGGAAAACATCGGCTCCACCGGCCTCAAGCGCTGCTGGACCGACAACCTGCTTTGGCATCACGGTGCGCACCTGGTGGATGTCGCGCTGTGGCTGGCCGGCAAGGGCGATCCGGCTGCCGCGCAGGTGGCGGCGCTGAACGCTTCGCTGCCGGCCGCCGACCCGGTCACCGGCATTCCCATGGAGCTGGCGCTGCTGATGCACACCGAACAACGCCAGGCCCTGGTCTGCACGGGCTCGTACAACTCGCCGGAACGGATCTTCGACATCTTCGTCGTCACCGATCGCGATTCCTATCGCCTGGACATCCTCGCCGGCACCCTCAGGCAGGGGACGCAACTGCTGGAGGTGGACAGCGAACAGGACAACAACGCCCAGGTCGCCCGGGACTTCGTCGCGGCGTTGCGCGAAGGGCGCGAGCCGCAGGTGCCGGCCCGTTCCGTACTGCCGGCGATGCGCCTGCTGCAGCAGGTAGAACAGGCGCAACTTCCCTAGCCATCAACAGGACAACCCTAATGGCCGAGCACTCTTCAGACGATACCCGCGTCAGCATTCTCCGGGTCGTGCACCAGCGTCCCGCGATCACCATTCCGCCCGGCGCCTGCGACTGCCATGTCCATGTGTTCGGCCCCACCGAGCGTTTTCCCTATTCGTCGTCGCGGCCCTATACCCCGGCGCCAGCGCTGGTCGAGGACCTGATGGCGCACCAGCGCATCCTCGGCCTGGAACGGGTGGTGGTGGTGCAGCCGAGCGTGTATGGCAGCGACAACCGCTGCACCCTGGACGCCATCGCTCGTCTCGGCGAGGGCGCCCGGGGCGTGGCGGTGATCGACCCGCAGACCTCCCTCGGCGACCTGGAAACCCTGGCCCGTTCCGGTATCCGCGGTCTCCGCCTGAACCTGGCGGCGGCGGCGGCGGATGCCCCTGCCGCGTTGCGGGTGCTCAAGCATGCCAACGAGGTGGCGGCGCAGTTCGGCTGGCACATCCAGGTGTTCGCGCCCATCGAGGTGATCCAGGCCCTGCGTCGTGAACTGCGGCAACTGGACGTGCCCCTGGTGCTCGACCACTTCGCCGGGGTGCATGCCAGTGCCGGGGTCAAGAGCGAGGGCTTCAAGGTGCTGGTCGGCCTGCTCGATAGCGGCCACTGCCATGTGAAGGTCTCGGCGCCTTACCTGGTTTCGGAGCAGCCGTCCCTGGACGAAGTCGCGCCGTTGCTGCGTGGCCTGGTGGCCGTGGCACCGCAGCGTCTGCTGTGGGGTTCGAACTGGCCGCATCCGCTGGGTGGCGTCGGTGATATCACCCGCGGGCCGGTCTCGATGTTCCGTGAGATCGACGACGGCGCAGCCCTGCAGCGCCTGGCCCGCT comes from the Pseudomonas urmiensis genome and includes:
- a CDS encoding amidohydrolase family protein, whose amino-acid sequence is MAEHSSDDTRVSILRVVHQRPAITIPPGACDCHVHVFGPTERFPYSSSRPYTPAPALVEDLMAHQRILGLERVVVVQPSVYGSDNRCTLDAIARLGEGARGVAVIDPQTSLGDLETLARSGIRGLRLNLAAAAADAPAALRVLKHANEVAAQFGWHIQVFAPIEVIQALRRELRQLDVPLVLDHFAGVHASAGVKSEGFKVLVGLLDSGHCHVKVSAPYLVSEQPSLDEVAPLLRGLVAVAPQRLLWGSNWPHPLGGVGDITRGPVSMFREIDDGAALQRLARWLEDDTLFARILVDNPAALYGFNNPT
- a CDS encoding Gfo/Idh/MocA family protein, with translation MNICMIGHGMMGTWHSQSLRDADCVLHSLVGREPAATEAFAREYGYRHWYVDYREALRSPEIDIVIVAGPSQSHAEMALAALEQGKHVLVEIPLALNLEDCERIVDTAARRGLTVGVVHPMRFRREHRQLLERLQSGAETLLQVHSRLFLHRRENIGSTGLKRCWTDNLLWHHGAHLVDVALWLAGKGDPAAAQVAALNASLPAADPVTGIPMELALLMHTEQRQALVCTGSYNSPERIFDIFVVTDRDSYRLDILAGTLRQGTQLLEVDSEQDNNAQVARDFVAALREGREPQVPARSVLPAMRLLQQVEQAQLP
- a CDS encoding aspartate aminotransferase family protein; translated protein: MSENYSATAGMQNGFDLALLPTLSAHEQALVERRQRLLGPCYKLMYQHPVEFVRAEGAYMYGPNGEQYLDCYNNVPSVGHCHPRVVEAVSRQLATLNTHTRYMDEKILNYSEQLVDTFGGGIGSVMYTCTGSEAVDLALRIAKFHTGGTGIIVTDFAYHGITTTVAAISTTMGKYVPVDQHVRTVRAPDAYHAGEGVDVGERLAADIEAAIADMQRHGIRFAGFIADSIFSTDGLLPGTAGMLKKAIEVVHKHGGLYIADEVQPGFARTGLNFWGYQRHGIQPDMVVMGKPMGNGLPIAGVAVKPELLADFGPKVRYFNTFGGNAVCISAAQAVLDVIRDEGLQQNCHDLGNYLLDGFKTIAREYPQIGDVRGAGLYHAVEFVTDPESKAPDAAMTSKVVSGLRERKVLISTTGVGENSLKIRPLLCFKQAQADQLLETFAETMAAIQG